CCTCGGCGGGCGGCTCCTCGGGGACGGCGGTCGTGCCCCGCCGGACGCGGTCGCGCTCCCACTCGTCCACACCGCCCCAGGTGCCGTGCACGATCCGCTGCTCCTCGGCGTAGGCCAGGCACTGGGCGCGCACCGGGCACGTGGCGCACACCTGCTTGCCGCGCTGGAGGTAGGGGTCCTGCGGGGTCTCCGGCCACCACCAGTCCGCCGCCGGCGCCTGCCGGCACGCCCCGCGCTCCTGCCACGCCGCGGCGTCGTCGCCGGGCGCGCCCCGGGTGGGGCGGGCCCCCACCAGGGGGACCCGCTTCGTGGCCGGGCTCACCGCTGACTCCCGGAGGGCAGCACGGCGAAGCGCTCGCCCAGCTCGCCGAGCTGGCCAGCCTGCCAGGTCCATCACCCGCTGCCGCGCGTCCTTGGTCGGCCGGAAGGAGAACTCACCGCTCGCCTGCACCGTACGGACCTTCGCGAGAGCGATGGTCTCGCCCGTGGCCGGGTCCCGAAGGTTTCCGTCGTCGTCGACGTCGGAGGCCACCCGCTTCTCGTAGGCGGGCTGCACCTCCTCGCGGATCGCGTCGGGCCGGTTCTCCAGTACCCAGGCGATCAGCTCCGGATCAGCCAGCACCCGCGGGTCAACCTTCTCGATCACCTCGGTCGGCGCGACGCGCTTGGCGTGCGCGAGCAGCTTCTCCCGATCGACGGACACCGTGCGGGTGCCGTCCTTGATCGATACGGTGCCGACCTTGGCCCCGTCGGGCAGACTCACCTCGATCGTCTTGACCCCGGCGGCGCGCTGAGCCTTGAAGTTGGTCTCGGCCTCAGCGCGGGCCGCGTCCAGCTCGTCTTTCACCTCGTCCATCAGCGCCCGCAGCACGGCCACCCGCAGACCAGGGGACGTCTTCCCTGCCGTGTCGTCCATGAAGTGCTCCTGTTCAGGCGTGGTTGGCGGCGATGCGTGCGGCCCGGTCCGGGTCCGCCGACGCGGGGTGAGCCGCCTCCTGGTCCGGGGGATTGGGCGCCGTCGCCGCCTGCGCGGCGTTGGCGGCTGCCGCGGGCTCCGAGGCCAGCGGCGGGGTGGGCGCCAGCGTGTCGGGGTCCGGCGCTGGCTCGGGCCGCACCCGATTGGCGATGACGTTCTGCCGGTGCTTCATGCGGTTGGCCATCTGATCGGCATCGGGCCGGGAGATCCGCCGAGTGTCGAAGGCGTTTCCGAGTTCGTCCCACAGCTCTTTGAGCTGTGAGGTCGTCGTCGCCTGATCGACGCGGGCCGCCATGCTCTGAAGAAACGCCTGATCGGTGGCGACCGACGGCGCGGTCCCGCTGGCCTCAGGGTGGTCGGCGTCGCCGTCCTCCAGATCCTCGGTGGGGATCATCAACGCCTGCATCAGCGCGTACTTCAGCGCCATCGACATCGCCTTGTTGGTGCTCTTGTCGGCGGTGTCGGCGCCTTCGCCCCACACGACGACCTCTTCGACGGAGCCGTCGGAGACCGCCCGGAACCGGTACGTGACTTCCAGGTGGGTCACGTTGATGCGGCTGCCAGATTTGGTT
This is a stretch of genomic DNA from Streptomonospora litoralis. It encodes these proteins:
- a CDS encoding WhiB family transcriptional regulator; the encoded protein is MDDTAGKTSPGLRVAVLRALMDEVKDELDAARAEAETNFKAQRAAGVKTIEVSLPDGAKVGTVSIKDGTRTVSVDREKLLAHAKRVAPTEVIEKVDPRVLADPELIAWVLENRPDAIREEVQPAYEKRVASDVDDDGNLRDPATGETIALAKVRTVQASGEFSFRPTKDARQRVMDLAGWPARRAGRALRRAALRESAVSPATKRVPLVGARPTRGAPGDDAAAWQERGACRQAPAADWWWPETPQDPYLQRGKQVCATCPVRAQCLAYAEEQRIVHGTWGGVDEWERDRVRRGTTAVPEEPPAEEPAPMPVPAARAAARRRAEQVRRDAARQLLRDLGWSRRAIAAALQGGAA
- a CDS encoding ERF family protein, which produces MTAHGDTAPPTETHAPTGKPSAMNETATDIETQETSAAPQPGDGVPHIWAALSAVMADIRPVGKGGWNPEQRFHFRSIEDVMNAANRALVTHGVIATPQVTNRLSETRETKSGSRINVTHLEVTYRFRAVSDGSVEEVVVWGEGADTADKSTNKAMSMALKYALMQALMIPTEDLEDGDADHPEASGTAPSVATDQAFLQSMAARVDQATTTSQLKELWDELGNAFDTRRISRPDADQMANRMKHRQNVIANRVRPEPAPDPDTLAPTPPLASEPAAAANAAQAATAPNPPDQEAAHPASADPDRAARIAANHA